Proteins from a single region of Streptomyces spinoverrucosus:
- the ftsW gene encoding putative lipid II flippase FtsW: MSSGSRTGRPPAPRSVRAPAAHRPARENAFVRSFTRARRAWDRPLTAYYLILGGSLLITVLGLVMVYSASQITALQKSLPGSYFFRKQMLAAVIGAVLLYVASRMPVKLHRALAYPFLAGAVFLMALVQVPGIGMAVNGNQNWIALGGSFQIQPSEFGKLALVLWGADLLARKQERNLLAQWKHMLVPLAPVAFLLLGLIMLGGDMGTAIILTAILFGLLWLAGAPTRLFVGVLAVAAVLGTILIQSSSNRLDRFRCIGATEMGPDGSCWQAVHGIYALASGGLFGSGLGASVEKWGQLPEAHTDFIFAVTGEELGLAGTLSVLALFAALGYAGIRVAGRTEDPFVRYAAGGVTTWITAQAVINMGAVLGLLPIAGVPLPLFSYGGSALLPTMFAIGLMIAFARDEPAARAALAMRQPRFGRKRGAGGTASNRSPRSWNTMRRRAPARSSGER; the protein is encoded by the coding sequence GTGAGCTCCGGCAGCCGTACAGGACGTCCTCCGGCTCCCCGGAGCGTCCGCGCGCCCGCCGCCCACCGGCCGGCGCGCGAGAACGCCTTCGTACGGTCCTTCACGCGCGCGCGAAGGGCCTGGGACCGGCCGCTGACCGCGTACTACCTCATCCTCGGCGGCAGCCTGCTGATCACCGTGCTGGGCCTGGTGATGGTCTACTCGGCCTCCCAGATCACCGCTCTGCAGAAGTCCCTGCCGGGGTCGTACTTCTTCCGCAAGCAGATGCTGGCCGCCGTCATCGGCGCGGTGCTGCTGTACGTCGCCTCGCGGATGCCCGTGAAGTTGCACCGGGCGCTGGCCTACCCGTTCCTGGCCGGTGCCGTCTTCCTGATGGCCCTGGTGCAGGTGCCGGGGATAGGGATGGCCGTCAACGGCAACCAGAACTGGATCGCCCTCGGGGGCTCCTTCCAGATCCAGCCCAGCGAGTTCGGCAAGCTCGCCCTGGTGCTGTGGGGTGCCGATCTGCTCGCCCGCAAGCAGGAGCGGAACCTGCTGGCGCAGTGGAAGCACATGCTGGTGCCGCTGGCGCCGGTCGCGTTCCTGCTACTGGGCCTGATCATGCTCGGCGGCGACATGGGCACCGCGATCATCCTCACCGCGATCCTGTTCGGCCTGCTGTGGCTGGCGGGCGCCCCGACCCGGCTGTTCGTCGGTGTGCTGGCGGTCGCCGCCGTGCTCGGCACGATCCTCATCCAGAGCAGCTCCAACCGGCTGGACCGGTTCCGCTGCATCGGCGCCACCGAGATGGGCCCCGACGGCTCCTGCTGGCAGGCCGTGCACGGCATCTACGCCCTCGCCTCCGGCGGACTCTTCGGTTCCGGGCTCGGTGCGAGTGTGGAAAAATGGGGTCAACTCCCCGAAGCGCACACCGACTTCATCTTCGCCGTCACCGGTGAGGAACTGGGCCTGGCGGGGACGCTGTCGGTGCTCGCCCTCTTCGCCGCTCTAGGCTATGCGGGTATCCGCGTGGCCGGACGCACGGAGGACCCCTTCGTGAGGTATGCCGCGGGAGGTGTGACCACCTGGATCACGGCCCAGGCCGTGATCAACATGGGTGCGGTGCTCGGCCTGCTGCCGATCGCCGGCGTCCCCCTCCCGCTGTTCTCCTACGGGGGATCCGCCCTGCTGCCGACCATGTTCGCCATCGGGCTGATGATCGCCTTCGCGCGCGACGAGCCCGCTGCGCGGGCGGCGCTTGCGATGCGGCAACCTCGCTTTGGTAGAAAGCGGGGGGCTGGGGGTACTGCGTCGAATCGGAGTCCCCGGAGTTGGAACACGATGCGACGGCGCGCCCCGGCGCGCTCGTCCGGAGAGCGGTGA